The genome window CAAATTGAATGTGCTGACTAAAAGTAGCCTTCCATTTTCTTTTTCTCCATCGAACCAGCCGAATCATGGTCAATCACTCGTCCCTGGCGTTCTGAAGTCTTTGTTAATAACATTTCTTGGATAATCTCAGGCAAGGTAGTGGCATTTGATTCAACCGCCCCAGTTAATGGATAACAGCCTAAGGTTCTAAAACGAACATTTTTCATCATCACCTGTTCATCATCTGCGATTGGCATACGATCATCATCTACCATGATCAACGTACCGTCACGCTCAATAACCGGACGTTCTTTTGCCAGATATAAAGGCACTATCTTAATATTTTCTAAATAAATATATTGCCAGATATCTAATTCAGTCCAGTTAGAGAGTGGAAAAACACGAATACTTTCGCCTTTATCTACTTTACTATTATAGATATTCCATAATTCCGGACGCTGACTTTTTGGATCCCAACGATGATTTTTATCACGGAAAGAATAAACACGCTCTTTAGCGCGAGATTTTTCTTCATCACGTCTGGCACCACCAAAGGCTGCATCAAAACCGTAATGGTCCAACGCCTGTTTTAAGCCTTGAGTTTTCATGATATCGGTATGTTTTGCGCTACCGTGCACAAAAGGACTAATCCCCATTTTTAAGCCTTCTGGGTTTTGGTGCACTAATAACTCAAAGCCATATTCTTTTGCCATTTGATCACGAAAGGCGATCATTTCTTTAAACTTCCATGTAGTATCGACATGCAATAAAGGAAATGGAATTTTTCCTGGCGCAAAAGCTTTACGAGCTAAATGCAATAACACCGCAGAGTCTTTACCTACTGAGTAAAGCATCACAGGTTTATCAAATTCCGCAGCCACTTCACGCATAATGTGAATAGATTCGGCTTCTAACTTTTGTAGATGAGTTAAGTTCATTGCTGTCTTATAATTTAATCCATACTAAATATATAAGAACATTTTGCCACATTGGCACTAAAGCATCCATATAAGAAAACACTTTTATAGACCTATATGGAATATAAAAATATTATCTAATAAAGTTTTTCTTATTTATCACTTAACTGCTTGATACGCTTTATTAACGATAAAGTGGAACTTGAAAGGTCATCACTTAGATTGTCATTCATCGCACGCAATATTTGTGCTCCCAGCTCTTTCCCTAGCTCAACCCCCCATTGATCGAAAGAGTTAAGTTGCCACAAGACCCCTTGTACAAAAATTTTATGTTCATATAACGCCAGTAAAGCCCCTAACGTTTTCGGCGTTAACTGTTTCAGCACTAAGGTATTACTGGGAGTGTTACCTTTCATAACTTTATGCAAAGCCAATGCTTCAGCCTGCTGCTCTGACTTTCCATTAGCCATAAGCTCTGCTTTTGCTTGTGCAAAAGTTTTCCCTCGCATTAACGCTTCGCTCTGTGCTAAGCAGTTTGCTACTAACACTTGTTGGTGCTTTGAATAATCATGGTGCCCTTGGGCACAAACAATAAAATCAGTCGGGATGATCTCTTCACTTTGATGCATTAACTGCATGAACGCATGCTGACTGTTAGTACCTTCCTGACCAAAAACAATAGGTGCTGTGTGCCAGCCCAGTTTTTCGCCTTGCAACGAAACCGACTTACCGTTACTTTCCATATCTGTTTGCTGTAAATACCCCGGCAAAGCACGTAAAGCATGATTATATGGTAGAATAGCCAGACTGGAGTAACCAAGTGCATTGCGATTCCATAGGCCTGTTAACGCCATAACGATTGGCATATTCTGGTCAAATGGTGCTTGTCTAAAATGTTGATCCATCAAATAAGCACCACGTTTTAATTGAGCAAATCCCTGCTCGCCAATCGCTAATGCTAATGGAAAACCAACAGCTGACCATAAAGAAAAACGGCCTCCCACCCAATCCCACATTGGCAGAATATTGTCTTTGGTGATACCAAATTGAGTCACTGCTGTAATATTAGTACTGACAGCAAACCAGTGACGGGCAATGATATTCGGCTGGGCTACATGGGTTAACATCCACTGTTTTACCGCTACAGCATTTAGCATGGTTTCTTGTGTAGTAAAGGTTTTCGAAATAACAACTACTAAGGTTGTTTCAGCTGATAATAATGCCAGTTTTTCAGCAACTGCATCGCCATCAACATTGGCTAATACATGTACATTCAACCCGGTAGTGTGATAAGGCTTTAGCGCCGATATACCAAGTTTAATGCCATAATAGGAGCCCCCGATGCCGATTGCCAGCACATCAGTAAACTTTTGCCCATTGACAGTACAGTATTGACCATGACTAATATCATTAACCAATTGCGACATCTTTTGCTCAGTCGCAATAACCTCAGCAGCTTGTGTTCCCAAAACCGCTTTTTTCTCCTTTTCCGGAGCCCTTAATAGCGGATGCAAAACAGCACGATTTTCCGTCTGGTTTATTCTTTCACCGCTAAACATCTTTTCTATATATTGATCTAGCCCTTGAGTCTTAGCCCAATGACATAAATCATCCCGTTCACTTTGAACTAGATTTTGTTTTGCATAATCTAGGAAAATACCTGCCGCATCGACAGAAAAGTTTACAGCCCGTTTGCTATCATCAAACAGGGTTTCAATTGTTCGCGCTTTAGCATCTTTTGCTAACGCACAAAGCGCTGTCATACTATTACCCACCGTCATCCTTTTACTATCTGATTAAACTGTCTAACATTACTGTGTATCTAAGCTCAGTGCTTAAATCAGTTCAGCTAAATACTGTTTAAATTCAGTAGCAAGCTCTGGGTGACGTAATCCGTATTCAACATTAGCTTTCATATAACCGAGTTTTGAACCACAATCATGAGATTTACCAGTCATATGAAACGCTTCCACAGGTTCCATTTTCATCAAGCTGGCAATAGCATCTGTTAGTTGAATTTCATCACCAGCACCAGGCGGGGTAAACTCTAGCAAATCCCAAATAGCACCGGATAAAACATAACGGCCAACTACCGCTAAATTTGAAGGTGCCTCTTCTAGTGCTGGCTTTTCAACCACAGCGGTCATGGTTTTCGACTCACCAGCAGCTAATTGATGACCTTCACAATCAGCAACGCCATAACTACTCACTTTTTCCATCGGTACCGGCTCTACCATGATTTGACTATAACCGACTTCATCGTAACGACGCAGCATGGCAGCAAGGTTTTCCGTTCTCGGGTTAGCACTTGCTTCATCTAATATCACATCAGGTAAAACAACAACGAACGGTTCATTACCCACAATTGGTCGCGCCTTTAATACTGCATGGCCTAAACCTTTGGCTTCCCCCTGACGAACATGCATGATAGTGACCCCTTTCGGGCATATCGCCTGCACTTCATCCAACAGTTGGCGCTTAACACGCTTTTCTAGCGTTGTTTCTAATTCAAACGATTTGTCAAAATGGTTTTCAATGGCATTTTTGGATGAATGTGTCACTAAAACAATCTCTTTAATGCCAGCATCAATACATTCATTTACGATATACTGGATCAAAGGTTTATCGACAATAGGCAGCATTTCTTTTGGTATTGCCTTAGTTGCAGGTAACATACGAGTCCCTAATCCGGCAACAGGGATCACTGCTTTCGTTATTTTCTTTGTCATTTTTATGTTCACACCAATACTAATAATCATTAATAGTGCAGATCATACTATTAAACAGCAGTTAGACACCAGCAGGAGTCACATTTAAATAGACCATAATAAGAGAATATTTTCGCCATTACGCAATTGCCAAATAAAGAATATTTATCCTACAACTTTACACTCCTAATTTGGCTAAAATACTTCTTTGCTTGCGCTCACCCGGTATCACAGGTATAAATGGGCGCTGAAAATGTAAATTGTGCCACGATAATACATCGATATCCTGATGTAATATTCAATAACAATAAAAATACCCATACAGCTAATGGCACAGCTTAGGAAGGATAAATTATTTATGACAACGCAAAATACTAAGACCTTTTTTGGTCAACCAGAAGGTCTTAAAACTCTGTTTTTCACTGAAATGTGGGAACGCATGAGTTACTACGGCATGCGCATGCTGTTAGTACTTTTTATGACCGCAACCTTACAAGAGAACGGCCTTGGCTTAACAGTTGCTTCAGCGGCAGCCATATACGGCTTATACACAGGTAGTGTCTATTTTATGGGATTACCCGGCGGCTGGATTTCAGACAGACTACTTGGTGGCCAAAAAGCAGTTTGGTACGGTGGACTTATTATTATGTGTGGCCACATCATTCTAGCGATACCAAACGACAAAACTTTCTTTATCGGCCTTATCGTCGTTATTTTAGGTACCGGTCTATTAAAACCTAACATTGGCGCCATGGTTGGTCAGTTGTATTCAGACGAAGATAAACGTCGCGATTCAGGTTATGCCATCTATTATATGGGGATTAACCTAGGCTCTGTGTTAGGTTACACCATTTGTGGTTACCTGATGGAAGATCAAGATAACTTCGGCTGGCACTGGGCATTCGGCGCAGCGGCCATTGGTATGGCGGTTGGTTTACTGCAATACCGTAAAACGCTAGGTAAGTTACAAGGTGTAGGTGCACAACCTGCGGCACCATTAAGCGCTAAAGGTAAGCAAATGAGCTGGACCGCAATTGGGGCGATGTTAATCATTCTGGCAACGATAACAGCACTTGCCCTAAATGGCGCACTGATTATCGACCCTGTCTCTGTTGCAGAATATGTTGCTATCAGCTTTACCGTGATGTTTGTTCTCTATTACGCTGCTATTTATATGTTTGGTAATCTAACCCCTAACGAAATGAAGCGTTTGGGCGCACTATTATTAGTCTGTATTGCCTCCGCCTGTTTCTGGTCTGGTTTTGAACAAGCAGGCTCTTCAATGAACCTATTCGCCCGAGATTATACCGATCGTTTAGTGGGTAGTTTTGAAATACCAACAGGCTGGTTCCAATCATTAAACGCAATGTTTATCGTTTTACTATCTCCATTTTTTGCCGCCCTATGGATTAACTTAGGTAAGCGTTTTGTCAGCCCAGGTTACGGCATCAAATGCGCTATCGGCCTGATGGTTATGGCCAGTGGCTTTATCGTGATGTTCTTTGCAGCACAATATGCAGCATCAGGATTAAAAGTGGCGCCGTATTGGTTGGTAGCTACTTACTTTCTTCACACAGTCGGTGAATTATGCTTAAGCCCGGTAGCATTAAGTGCGATCAGCAAGTTATCACCACGTCGCTTTGCCGGTCAAATGATGGGTGTATTCGTACTAACTTATTCTATTGGTAACATTATTTCCGGTTTACTAGCCGGTAACTTTGATCCAAATAGAGTAGACCAACTACCGAATTTATATATTCAGATTAGTTTATTTAGTATTGGTATTGGTATTGTTATCTTATTGTTGAGCTTTAAGTCTCGCATTTGGGAAAACCTATCAAATGACACAGAAGAAGTTGCTGCTGTCGACAAGGCTGCGGCCACTACAGCATAATTAAATAACATGATAAGCGGTGGCAGATGCCACCGCTTTTTTTTTATGAAAACATCTAACTCTCAGCAACAATTAAGACAAGCATTACGGCAAGAAGTCAGAGAAAAACGCCAAGCCTTATCTGCTCACTTTCAACAAGTATCCGCCCAATCATTAATTAAGCAATTAACCACGCTCAAATGGTTAACATCAGCCAAAAAAGTTGCGATTTATCTTGCGAACGACGGCGAGCTAGATACCAGTCCATTTATTAACTGGTGTTGGCAACACGCAATAGCTACTTATATTCCGGTGCTTCACCCGTTTAATCCCGGCCATTTATTATTTTTACACTATCATGCTCAAAGCCACATGAAAGAAAATAAATATGGCATACTAGAGCCAATATTAAATGTTAATACTGTATGCCCCGCGGATGCGCTAGATATTATCTTTACGCCATTAGTTGCCTTCGATAACACCGGAGCCCGTTTAGGGATGGGCGGTGGTTACTACGACAGAACTTTAGCGAACTTATCAAGCGATAAACCAATTGTGATTGGTCTTGCACACGATTGCCAACAACTTAACGAAATACCGACAGAAGCCTGGGACATGCCAGTGCCGCACATAGTCACCCCTACACACCATTATCAGTTTGATAAACCTCAATTGTGATTAATTAAAAATCTAGTAACACAGGCGAAAACTTGGCTGCTATAATAAAGCCCAAAACCTCACCTAGGATCCCTTATGACTCAAGACGAAATGAAAAAAGCCGCCGCCTGTAAAGCGCTGGAATTTGTAAAAGAAGACACAATAGTTGGTGTCGGCACCGGCTCGACGGTTAATCACTTTATCGATGCCTTAGCGACCATTAAGCACAAAATTGTGGGTGCGGTTTCAAGTTCTGAAGAGTCAACTAAGCGCCTAAAAGCCTATGGCATTGAAGTATTTGATTTAAACAGCGTCGATGAAATCGATGTTTATATTGATGGTGCTGATGAAATCACTGAACATATGCAGATGATCAAAGGTGGTGGCGCCGCATTAACTCGAGAAAAAATTGTCGCGGCTGTGGCAAAAACCTTTATCTGTATTTGTGATGAAACGAAACAAGTACCTATCCTCGGTAAATTTCCATTACCAGTTGAAGTGATCCCTATGGCACGTAGCTATGTTGCCCGTGAATTAGTCAAATTAGGTGGCGATCCAGAATATCGTCAAGGTGTAGTCACCGACAATGGTAACGTCATTCTCGATGTGCATAACTTAGAAATAATCGATCCAAAGGGGCTGGAAAACACCATCAATAGCATAGTAGGCGTGGTAACTAACGGCTTATTTGCTAATCGCGGCGCCAATCTACTTATTTTAGGCACCGCACAAGGCGCAAAAATAGTAAAATAACACTTTAGAGTTTATACACTATATGCTAGTTTAGCACTAGATTTGGATATCTAGCCATCTAAACACTTTTATCGAGAGCGATTAAGCACTATGAGTAATAAATCATTAGCCAAAGAAAAAATCAGGATCTTGTTACTTGAAGGCGTTCACCAAAGCGCACTAGAAGAACTAAAATCCCAAGGTTACAGTAACATTGAATACCTTAAAACTTCATTAGCCGAAGACGAGCTAATTGAAAAAATAGCCAATGTCCACTTTATTGGTATTCGCTCTCGCACTATGTTAAACGACAAAGTGCTCAGTCATGCTAAAAAATTAGTCGCTATTGGCTGCTTTTGTATTGGTACGAATCAGGTAGATATCAAAGCAGCACAAAAGCGTGGTATCCCGGTATTTAATGCACCATTTTCTAACACTCGTTCAGTAGCTGAACTAGTAATAGGTGAACTGTTATTATTGCTACGCGGTATCCCTGAAAAAAGTGCTCAAGCGCATCGTGGTATCTGGAATAAATCAGCGACAGGGTCTGTCGAAGCACGCGGAAAAACTCTTGGTATTATTGGCTATGGTCATATCGGGATGCAGCTGGGAATAATGGCGGAAACTATCGGCATGAAAGTACGCTTTTATGATATTGAAACCAAATTGCCGCTAGGTAACGCCAGCCAAGCACCGAGCTTAACCTCTTTATTGCAAGAGGCAGATGTGGTCAGTTTACATGTGCCAGAAACCCCCCAAACACAAAATATGATGGGTGCCGCTGAATTTGATGTCATGAAAGATGGCGTAATTTTTATCAACGCCTCACGTGGTACAGTAGTCGATATCGACGCACTATCAGAAGTGTTAACCACGAAAAAAGTCGCTGGTGCTGCAATAGACGTTTTCCCAGTTGAACCTAAGAGCAACGATGAAGAATTCATTTCACCACTACGTGAATTTGATAATGTTATTCTTACGCCACACATAGGTGGCAGCACCAAAGAAGCACAAGAAAATATCGGCTTAGAAGTAGCAAGCAAACTAGCGAAATACTCGGATAATGGCTCTACCTTATCTGCGGTAAATTTCCCGGAAGTTTCGCTGCCAAGTCATATTGGCGCCAGCCGATTATTGCATATTCACCATAACCAACCAGGTATATTAACTAAAATTAACTTGGCGTTTGCCGAAAACAACATCAATATTGCCGCACAATACTTACAAACAGATGATCAAATAGGTTATGTGGTGATCGATGTTGAAACGGATCACAGTGAAACAGCGCTACGGGCATTAAAAGCAATTGAAGGCACGATAAAAGCACGCATCCTACATTAGCAATTTGCTTATTAAATACTAAAAAGCCCAAGCTAATTAGCTTGGGCTTTTTGTTGGTCGTGGTAACCTCGACAAGTTGAACTAATAAATAAAATGCATACAAGCAAGAGCCAGAAGGCCAGCAGCAACATCATCGATCATAATACCAAAGCCACCATGACAATGCTTATCTAGCCAGCTGATCGGCCAAGGTTTAATAATGTCGAAAATACGAAATAGAAGAAAACCAACAATCACAGTTTCTACCGTTACTGGTAGCCATAACATAGTGATTAAAAAGCCAACAAATTCGTCCCAAACAATCGCAGGATGATCATGCACATTAACCGCTTTAGCAGCATGACCACAAATATATACGCCCAAAATCGCCATTAGCACAACAATGGCTAAAAAGTAACTAGCATTAAGAAAGCTCAAGCCCAAAAACAGCGGTACTGCCGCTAGTGTACCGAAGGTTCCAGGGGCTTTCGGTGCTAAACCACTGCCAAACCCAAGTGCAAGAAACTGAATCGGATCAGCTAAACGAAAACGAGCTTTATTCATATCAATTATTGGTCACTGTCAAAATGCTCAAAGCCTTTAGCATTGATTTGCGTTGGCTGACTATTTAAAGTTGTGGTAATTTTTCCGGAGAGATTTAACTGCCCGATACAAGTGATGGTTTCGCCAATATCCGCTAACGCGGTTTCCATACCAACCTTATTATCTTCAGAGACAGTAAATAACAGCTGATAATCATCGCCGCCTTGTAACGCTAGCTCGATAGCTTTTTCTGCTCCCAGACTGTCGTATAGGGCATTTGAAATAGGCAACTGATCCAATACCAGATTGACACCGACATTCGAACTCTCACATAGATGTCTGAGATCGGCTAACAAGCCATCAGATAAATCAATCGCTGAAGAAGCGTATCCTCGTAAGGCTTGTCCAACTAAAACACAAGGTACCGGATAATCTAGTTGCTTTTGAACAAGCGCCAACACATCCTCGGGTAACTCAATTTGTTGATAATAATGTTGTAACGCTAACGCCGCATCACCAATTTCTCCGGTGACATAAAGCCAGTCACCAGTTTTAGCACCACTTCGGGTTATTTGTTTATCATAAGGTACAGTACCTTGTGCGGTAATAGTAATGCTAAGCGGCCCCTGAGTGGTATCTCCCCCCACTAACTGAACATTATAATACTCGCATAATTCAAACATCCCCTGACAGAATTCTCCAACCCAGTCTTCGTCTGCTTCTGGAATGGTCAAGGCGACAGAAATCCAGCACGGCTCAGCCCCCATAGCGGCAAGATCAGATAAATTAACGGCAACCGCTTTATGACCTACGGCTTTAGCTGGTGTGTTTTCAGGAAAATGCACACCAGCCACTAGAGTATCTGTGGTTACCGCCAAATATTGACGTTCAGGTGGCGTTAATAAGGCACAATCATCACCTATACCTAAAAACACATCCTTACGTTTTACTATTTGTTCAGTGAAGTAATTTCTTATTAAATCGAATTCTTTCATAATGTAATTAACATCAGTTAAATGATAATAGCGCCTAATTTTTTTACCGTTAAAAACATAAAAGGCGCACTAAGTCAGGCGCCTCACTACTAATCAAGATTTTTATCAAGCAAATTATTCTTGCGGACGGATCAGTTTAATCGTTTTATCGAGTACGCCATTTACAAATTTATGACTATCATCGGCAGCAAAAAGTTTCGCTAATTCGATCGCTTCGTTGATTATCACTCGATATGGCACATCAGCGCAGTCACTTAATTCAAATACAGCAACCCGTAAAATCGCTTTTTCAATATGATCTATTTCATCCAATGGACGGGCAACATGAGGTTCTATAGCTGCGTCTAAAGAGCTCACCTGCGAAGTTACGCCACGAAATAGCTTTTGAAAATATTCAATTTCAAAACGACGTTTCGCATTTTCGGTTAAAAAGTGTGCTTCAACATCAGCAACCGAGTTTTCACTCATTTGCCATGAATAAACCGCTTGTACCGCTAGTTCACGGGCTTTTCTTCTCGGAGATGGTTTCACAAAAATATCCTGTTTAACAATTCTAGCTTAGATTATAGCTGAGACAGCACATTAACCATTTCTAATGCACCAAGCGCCGCTTCACCGCCTTTATTACCGGCTTTAGTGCCTGCTCGCTCTATCGCTTGTTCGATAGAGTCTGTGGTGATAACACCAAAAGACACCGGAATTTCAGACTCTAAGCATACTTGTGCTAAGCCTTTGTTACATTCACCAGCAACAAAATCAAAATGTGGCGTACCACCACGAATAACCGCACCTATTGCGATAATGGCATCATACTTGCCGCTTTTCGCCGCTTTTTTAGCAACTAATGGCAACTCATAGGCACCTGGTACTTTAATTACCGTAATATCGCTCTCAGCAACATCACCGTGACGCTTTAAAGTATCAACTGCGCCAGCTAATAAACTATCTACGATAAAATGGTTAAAACGAGAGACTACAATCGCAAATTTTTTGCCTGATGCGACAAAAGAACCTTCAATAACATTCATCAAAACATACCCAAAGAGTAAAAATTGCCGCGATTCTAACAAAAAACCAGCAAATTAG of Thalassotalea insulae contains these proteins:
- the thiL gene encoding thiamine-phosphate kinase: MKEFDLIRNYFTEQIVKRKDVFLGIGDDCALLTPPERQYLAVTTDTLVAGVHFPENTPAKAVGHKAVAVNLSDLAAMGAEPCWISVALTIPEADEDWVGEFCQGMFELCEYYNVQLVGGDTTQGPLSITITAQGTVPYDKQITRSGAKTGDWLYVTGEIGDAALALQHYYQQIELPEDVLALVQKQLDYPVPCVLVGQALRGYASSAIDLSDGLLADLRHLCESSNVGVNLVLDQLPISNALYDSLGAEKAIELALQGGDDYQLLFTVSEDNKVGMETALADIGETITCIGQLNLSGKITTTLNSQPTQINAKGFEHFDSDQ
- the rpiA gene encoding ribose-5-phosphate isomerase RpiA encodes the protein MTQDEMKKAAACKALEFVKEDTIVGVGTGSTVNHFIDALATIKHKIVGAVSSSEESTKRLKAYGIEVFDLNSVDEIDVYIDGADEITEHMQMIKGGGAALTREKIVAAVAKTFICICDETKQVPILGKFPLPVEVIPMARSYVARELVKLGGDPEYRQGVVTDNGNVILDVHNLEIIDPKGLENTINSIVGVVTNGLFANRGANLLILGTAQGAKIVK
- the serA gene encoding phosphoglycerate dehydrogenase codes for the protein MSNKSLAKEKIRILLLEGVHQSALEELKSQGYSNIEYLKTSLAEDELIEKIANVHFIGIRSRTMLNDKVLSHAKKLVAIGCFCIGTNQVDIKAAQKRGIPVFNAPFSNTRSVAELVIGELLLLLRGIPEKSAQAHRGIWNKSATGSVEARGKTLGIIGYGHIGMQLGIMAETIGMKVRFYDIETKLPLGNASQAPSLTSLLQEADVVSLHVPETPQTQNMMGAAEFDVMKDGVIFINASRGTVVDIDALSEVLTTKKVAGAAIDVFPVEPKSNDEEFISPLREFDNVILTPHIGGSTKEAQENIGLEVASKLAKYSDNGSTLSAVNFPEVSLPSHIGASRLLHIHHNQPGILTKINLAFAENNINIAAQYLQTDDQIGYVVIDVETDHSETALRALKAIEGTIKARILH
- a CDS encoding peptide MFS transporter — protein: MTTQNTKTFFGQPEGLKTLFFTEMWERMSYYGMRMLLVLFMTATLQENGLGLTVASAAAIYGLYTGSVYFMGLPGGWISDRLLGGQKAVWYGGLIIMCGHIILAIPNDKTFFIGLIVVILGTGLLKPNIGAMVGQLYSDEDKRRDSGYAIYYMGINLGSVLGYTICGYLMEDQDNFGWHWAFGAAAIGMAVGLLQYRKTLGKLQGVGAQPAAPLSAKGKQMSWTAIGAMLIILATITALALNGALIIDPVSVAEYVAISFTVMFVLYYAAIYMFGNLTPNEMKRLGALLLVCIASACFWSGFEQAGSSMNLFARDYTDRLVGSFEIPTGWFQSLNAMFIVLLSPFFAALWINLGKRFVSPGYGIKCAIGLMVMASGFIVMFFAAQYAASGLKVAPYWLVATYFLHTVGELCLSPVALSAISKLSPRRFAGQMMGVFVLTYSIGNIISGLLAGNFDPNRVDQLPNLYIQISLFSIGIGIVILLLSFKSRIWENLSNDTEEVAAVDKAAATTA
- the ribH gene encoding 6,7-dimethyl-8-ribityllumazine synthase; the protein is MNVIEGSFVASGKKFAIVVSRFNHFIVDSLLAGAVDTLKRHGDVAESDITVIKVPGAYELPLVAKKAAKSGKYDAIIAIGAVIRGGTPHFDFVAGECNKGLAQVCLESEIPVSFGVITTDSIEQAIERAGTKAGNKGGEAALGALEMVNVLSQL
- the cysD gene encoding sulfate adenylyltransferase subunit CysD, with the translated sequence MNLTHLQKLEAESIHIMREVAAEFDKPVMLYSVGKDSAVLLHLARKAFAPGKIPFPLLHVDTTWKFKEMIAFRDQMAKEYGFELLVHQNPEGLKMGISPFVHGSAKHTDIMKTQGLKQALDHYGFDAAFGGARRDEEKSRAKERVYSFRDKNHRWDPKSQRPELWNIYNSKVDKGESIRVFPLSNWTELDIWQYIYLENIKIVPLYLAKERPVIERDGTLIMVDDDRMPIADDEQVMMKNVRFRTLGCYPLTGAVESNATTLPEIIQEMLLTKTSERQGRVIDHDSAGSMEKKKMEGYF
- a CDS encoding 5-formyltetrahydrofolate cyclo-ligase → MKTSNSQQQLRQALRQEVREKRQALSAHFQQVSAQSLIKQLTTLKWLTSAKKVAIYLANDGELDTSPFINWCWQHAIATYIPVLHPFNPGHLLFLHYHAQSHMKENKYGILEPILNVNTVCPADALDIIFTPLVAFDNTGARLGMGGGYYDRTLANLSSDKPIVIGLAHDCQQLNEIPTEAWDMPVPHIVTPTHHYQFDKPQL
- a CDS encoding phosphatidylglycerophosphatase A family protein; this translates as MNKARFRLADPIQFLALGFGSGLAPKAPGTFGTLAAVPLFLGLSFLNASYFLAIVVLMAILGVYICGHAAKAVNVHDHPAIVWDEFVGFLITMLWLPVTVETVIVGFLLFRIFDIIKPWPISWLDKHCHGGFGIMIDDVAAGLLALACMHFIY
- the pgi gene encoding glucose-6-phosphate isomerase; the encoded protein is MTVGNSMTALCALAKDAKARTIETLFDDSKRAVNFSVDAAGIFLDYAKQNLVQSERDDLCHWAKTQGLDQYIEKMFSGERINQTENRAVLHPLLRAPEKEKKAVLGTQAAEVIATEQKMSQLVNDISHGQYCTVNGQKFTDVLAIGIGGSYYGIKLGISALKPYHTTGLNVHVLANVDGDAVAEKLALLSAETTLVVVISKTFTTQETMLNAVAVKQWMLTHVAQPNIIARHWFAVSTNITAVTQFGITKDNILPMWDWVGGRFSLWSAVGFPLALAIGEQGFAQLKRGAYLMDQHFRQAPFDQNMPIVMALTGLWNRNALGYSSLAILPYNHALRALPGYLQQTDMESNGKSVSLQGEKLGWHTAPIVFGQEGTNSQHAFMQLMHQSEEIIPTDFIVCAQGHHDYSKHQQVLVANCLAQSEALMRGKTFAQAKAELMANGKSEQQAEALALHKVMKGNTPSNTLVLKQLTPKTLGALLALYEHKIFVQGVLWQLNSFDQWGVELGKELGAQILRAMNDNLSDDLSSSTLSLIKRIKQLSDK
- the nusB gene encoding transcription antitermination factor NusB is translated as MKPSPRRKARELAVQAVYSWQMSENSVADVEAHFLTENAKRRFEIEYFQKLFRGVTSQVSSLDAAIEPHVARPLDEIDHIEKAILRVAVFELSDCADVPYRVIINEAIELAKLFAADDSHKFVNGVLDKTIKLIRPQE
- the galU gene encoding UTP--glucose-1-phosphate uridylyltransferase GalU — its product is MTKKITKAVIPVAGLGTRMLPATKAIPKEMLPIVDKPLIQYIVNECIDAGIKEIVLVTHSSKNAIENHFDKSFELETTLEKRVKRQLLDEVQAICPKGVTIMHVRQGEAKGLGHAVLKARPIVGNEPFVVVLPDVILDEASANPRTENLAAMLRRYDEVGYSQIMVEPVPMEKVSSYGVADCEGHQLAAGESKTMTAVVEKPALEEAPSNLAVVGRYVLSGAIWDLLEFTPPGAGDEIQLTDAIASLMKMEPVEAFHMTGKSHDCGSKLGYMKANVEYGLRHPELATEFKQYLAELI